The following is a genomic window from Choloepus didactylus isolate mChoDid1 chromosome 5, mChoDid1.pri, whole genome shotgun sequence.
gaaaaaaaaagtctacctgaagaggaaaagaagctaaaggagttaatctctttaggttCCTCTAGTACTAAAATTACCTTAACCATCTTAATTGGATTTTTATTAATATAGCTTCCAATGGCAACGAACACCTTCCCAAGTTGTGAATAAGCATTCCCATAGCAAATATTGTAATCTGCAAAGCACTGACCCTAGTTCCTCAAAAGCAGGGACACAGCCATCAATCTGAACACCCAATAGGTGACCTGCAAATACAAACTTAGAGGTGTAGGACAGGGTCTTTCTAAGGTCCTTGAAACTCTGATGTTTACAAAATGTTGTGCCCTTATGTATGCACATTTTCACGGGGAGAAGATCGGTCTCAATTATGTCCTGAACAATAAAACCACTGCTATGaagagagatctaagatggcagcatagagagaagtggaagctagttagtccccctggaacaactaataagcaaccaggaacagctagtaaataatctggaataactgcggggggacaaacgtgactgtccactcatcatacaacaacctgaattgggaggaatgcctgagagcacagcataaaatctgcaagtaaaaactgcggatccaagccaggaaacccctccccccatggcccgagctacaaagcctcatggagccagaaagcagctctctctgagtgagtgaatatagcacagctgagttccaactgggattttaattaacaagtgtggacaaatccccaacaagagacagagactttgggtgatgactgaccttggagagtcagagggtggctatggactggccctgaagggggctttctgtccctgtttcggttagtggagaaagcctcagccattttcagttcccaatgctctgacccagacaagggtggagaaagcacaggcagagagaaaccatTGATATGCTAATAaactctccctagggggtctatcttccctaagaggaaaggggtggggcccagctctactacccgccttccattcagaaccagaccccagatcctggggtaaaacagccacgggccatacctctttacaccagcctggagttacaggctgactgttgccacctgctgggcagaaaagtacagtgacctgaggcctcacagggtgttccaattttctaagacacagcctcaggggaactggatactgaatagttcttccttctgggactggagcccattttggtctgggaaaacctgattggggtaaccaaggaaaccatgcctagacaacagaaaactacaacttacactaagaaaaacgaagttatgcccagtcaaaggaacaaacttacactttaactgagatataggaaCTGAAGCAACTAaaactaagtcaattcaaaaagtttagggaggatatggcaaaggagatggaccatataatgcaagcactggacatacataaggtagaaattgaaagtttgaaaaaccaacaggcagaatctatgaaaatgaaaggcacaacacaagagatgaaagacacaatggaaacatacaacagcagatctcaagagacagaagaaaacactcaggaactggagaacaaggcacctgaaagcctacatgcaaaagaacagatagagaaaagaatggaaaaatatgagcaaagtctccaggaacttaaggacaaaataaaaatcgggaatgtatgtgtcattggtgtccccaaagaagaagagaagggaaaagggtcagaagcaataatagaggaaataatcaatgaaaatttcccatctcttatgaaagacataaaactacagatccaagaagcacagcataccccaaacagaataaatcttaataggcccacaccaagacacttaataatcagattatcaaacatcacagacaaagagagaatcctgaaagcagcaagagaaaagtgatccatcatatacaaaggaagcttgtttaagactatgtgcagatctctcagcagaaaccatggaggcaagaaggaagtggtgtgatatatttaagatactgaaagagaaaaactacaaaccaagaatcctatatccagcaaaactgtcctcaaatatgagggagagcttaaaatattctcttagacaaacagacaatgacagagtttgtgaacaagatacctgctgtacaggaaacactaaaggaagcactgcagacaggaaggaaaatacaggagtgagaggtttggaacacaattttgggagatagtagcacagcaatgtaagtacactgaacaaagatgactgtgagtatggttgaaagaggaaggttgggaccatgtgggacaccagaacaaaagatgaaggataaagactgggactgcataacttggaaacctagggtgctcaatgactgtaataaaaggtataaatatgtttttacatgaggtagaacaaatgaatgtcaacattgcaaggtgttaaaaatgggcaattgattgtacactttggagagttgtatggtatgtgaacaatctcaataaaatatatatataaaataaataaaaacactgcTATGGGGAAAAGTACCATGAACATCACTTCTGGAAGGATCTCCTGACCATACTTTCGTGACTTATTCAATAAAAGAACCCCTTCAGTGTGACTTTTCCCATGAAACAATCTCTGCTCCACCAGAAAAGTTAACAGCTCTCTCCTTGGCTCACACAGCTTTTTGCCAGTTCAGCTCTCATGCGTTTACCCCTGCTGGGGTGGGAGTTTGGGGTGCCAGGCTCCAGAACAAGATCAAGAGCTCCCTCTGGCAGCCCACCCTCTTACTGGTCGCCAGGTCCCAGTGTTAGGCAGTTTCCGGGAGTGTGGTCAAATAGGATCAAATAGAATTGGTCTAATGGCTCTCTGCTCCCCTTGCTTCTTCCAGACACAAGACAAACCCAATTTCTGATTTGACTTGTAATGTTCCATAGCAATTCTAGAATTCCTTCTGTCTTTTCAAGTTCCTTACTCGGTAACTTTTCCGCAGGTTCCCTAATCTACCAATTAGAGTAATTTCAAGAAAGTACAGCAATGGTGCAGGTTTAAAATGGCCACAAATCCCATATGAACCCAAAGATCAGCCTTGAGTTTACAGCCTGCTTTTCTCTCTTCaattatttggcaaaactgaCTGAAAAAATAAAGGACTTTGGAGTATGAAATGATGCAATAATGTTTTAACATGAAACTAGAAGGCAACACTGTAATGCATTCATGTCAACTGGGACGTAACTCAGAAGACAGAGACTCTTTGCCAGTGtctgatatttttattactatgtagAAGCTAATTAGACTGATTTCACTTGAAGCAAAGCTCGTTTTTACTATGTACTTTACACTGACAGAAGGGTGTCAAATGTAAAGCCTGGTCTTAAATAATGGCTTGCAATGACATTTTCTTTCCTGACCTGCATAGCCAAATTAAAGTTTATATAGTTTTCCCTTGAAGCCAAAAGAAATATAGGTTTGAGTCAAAATTACCTTCCTGACTCTTGTGTTGAGGAGCCCTGGCTGAGTTTGTGAAAGCTAGATGTGTCCCAGGACGCTGcttttaaatatggaaaaacGATTTCCTTCTACATAGCCACACTTCAGCCACAGTGAGATTATACTAAGCACTGGAAAATGAAGAAGGGGGCTCTGGcatttttaaacaagaaaatcCATCCACAGAATGGTAGTTTTTTAAGACCCGATGTCAGTTTCTGCAGAAACGACAGAAAAACAGGGTGGTAGGGTGAGGCGGGGGGAAGCAGGGAAGAACCAAGATGAGTTTAAGGATATCAGTTAGGGAAAATACCAGTTAACTTGAGTCTCAGAAAATGAAGGGAGATTTAGGCATAAACTTAAGGTCCTGAGGGACTTAGTTTCAGGGACAGGGCAGGAATCTTTCTCAGAAGGTGGAAACACTGTGTCCTGGCCGGGAGTCAACTTGGCACCAGCAGTCAACTGAAGAAGTGACTCACTTGGCTGCGAGAGTAATGAATGATGTGTGAGAAAGCAAGCGTTCCATGGGGCCCTTTGGAGATGCACAAGGGTCCTCGCATCCCTTAGGGAAAAGCCTTGTGGGAGTCACCTACGGATGTGGCTAAGGACGAAAACTGCAGGAAGAATTTTGAGCTGAAGCTGAGAGGACACAGACGATGCTTTGAACAACAAAACACACAAGCACCAGAGGAAAGCACTGTCCTTCTCATGGGCAAGATCCTAGCCCACGTTAGAGGTGAGGTTCTCTTTTAAGGATTTAAAAGAGAAGACaccatgttgcgtgaaataagccagacacaaaagggcaaatattgcatgatctcactcgaaggaaataattagaatatacaaattcatatagttagaaactagaatacaggctaccaagggctggggtgggggtagggaatgggggagGTTAATGCTTAATTATACGGAGCCtttgtttggggagatggtaaagttttgttaatgaatggtggtaatggtagaacagcattgtgaatgtgatcaacACTGCTGAATTAcgtatttgaaagtggttaaaatagggcattttaggttgtatataggttaccagaataaaagtttttaaaaatcatagaaccatacaacacaaagagtgaatcctattgtaaactatgaattatagttaatagtataattatgatatcatttcatcaattgcaacaaagttACCTCACTGATGTAAAATGATAatagtagggaaaactgtgtgtatgtgGAGTGGAGGGGAGTCCATGAGAACTCtgcactttctgcatgatttttctgtaaacctacatctgctctaataaaatgaaaaaaaaatcaatttcaatTACCTTCAAAAGTGTCTTGTGACATTTGATATATAGAATTGGATTCAGTTTGGAAACTATTTTAGAAAGTTTTGACTCAGAAGTGTTCTTGATTGACAAGTTTTGGAAAAAAACTCCCGTGGGGTTTACTTTAAGGAATGATCAGTCTCAGGATATTTTGAGACTAGATTGTCAGCTGGCTATTTTGCCTACTTCTTGGTGATAGGTAGAGAAATGCCTCCAACAAAATTGGTGTAAATCCTCAGCCCCCTCCAATGCCCTGGAATCCATCCCTTGCCACTCTGACAGGTTGGTCCTAGTTCTTCTCTTGAGGGTCATACATTATAACCTCCTGTCTTCCCTGTGCCACCTCTCACATTGTCAAAGATAGCGGTCATGGTCCCTTTGAGTTCTCTCTTCTTTGGGCCAAACATCCCTATTATTTTCAGTATTTCAGTACAGCTTCTGGTTTTTTGAGATAGGAAACCTCAAGTTagtctctctcaatctctctctaaTTTCATTTCAGTATTCCTCAAAGGAGAGACTTTTGAGACCTTGAAGCATCTTGGCTGCTTTTTTCCTGAATGTGCTCCTTGTCAGAAAATAGTGGGTTCAGAATTTAGCATAATATTACTTTATAAATCATAAAAGCATCAGAAGCTGGTCTGAAACCTGCAAAGAGCAGGGCCAATGTGTGCAAGGATCTCTACTAGTGTGGTGTGTAACCGTGGTCACATTTAGAGTCGTATTAACAGTCATAGGATTGATTGATGCTCATGTGCTTTCTCTTAACTGAAAACCTAAAGTACTTTCCGTAATTCCTTCTACCATATCTTTTCACCCCATTATCCTGTTTTTCTATTACCttttggacaaaaaaaaaaaaaaaaaaatagaaaatagattgTCATTCCATTGCTTTGAACAGCAGACACAAAATTGGTTTTTTGAAAGGAGAATTGGTAGGAGGAAGGTAAAGAGTGAATGTGGTGAGGTAAGAACCCACTGGTGGTTTGGAGTAGGGTGGTGGTAGAAAGGATGGAAAGCAGTGGAGCTGTATCTGGAAGAAATAATGTCAAAGATGACACCTGGCTTCTAACTTGAACTGCTAGGTGGCTGGTGGAACTCTAACCAAGACCACCTTCAGGACCAGGAGCAGCAGTCTGGGGCTTCTACATCTTCCAACTCCAATTTTCCATCACTGTTACACAAATCCTTAATGATCAAAAATAACAACTTGTTACAATGTCAATCAGCAGTCCCTAGATTTCTGGCAGCTGAGGAAGACTGAgaatatggacagatgagttcaTCGAGGGCTGATAACTGGCAACCCAGCTTTGATGGAAAGACTAGGAAGTGAGAAAAGTGGAATGTTGATAGGGCTGTTAGGAAATGATCCAGGCATTTAGCTCAGCCAGGCTGATAAAGAGTTGCACTGAGGAGCTAGGATAATAGATCTCAATGATGCGGAGAGCAGTCACTTGGAATAAATGTGGAGAAGGCAAAGGGAAAGAATGGTAGGCTCAATGGGatttgaatttattatttcaGAGGTAGAAGAGTTACAGTGCTAGCTTGGCTTAgggtgagaccaagggaagggacTGCTTTGTGGCATGGAAGTGAAGGTTGTTAGGGTTTAAGAGAAGAATATtttgagaacaaaacaaaacaacaacaaaaaaaaacgtaACAAGGGATAGATATCTCTACCAGATATCAAAACATACTTACAGCCCAGCCTGCTCCGTTGTGGCCACGGGGCAGCCAGGAGTCGCCTGCTGATCTCCCTGCCGGGCTTTGGCTTTCCTGGGAACTGCAGACTGACAGCCCGCCCCATGGCTCGGGAACCTGTGCATGGACAGTATTCTGAAGTCTCCAGAAGCTGGTTCATTTAAATGTTCCCGGTCCATGAGAAAGAGAATATAATAAGCCATGGCACCCCCTTTCCAAAAAGAGCTGGAGAAACACAAGAACTTCGATGAAGATGAGCTTCTTGGCAAACTCTCAGAAGAGGGACTGAAACAGCTGGGAAAGGTTCTTGATGACATAGATCCTGAGAGCACACTGCTGCCAGCCAGATTCTGATGGAAAGACTAGACACAGAAAGCAGCCACTGGCCCATTTGACTGCGAGCACCTCCTTGCGCACCTGGAGAAGGAGGCATTGGAACAAAAAGACCAGGAAGACTTTGTgcccttcactggagaaaagaaagggagaaccTTTATCTCCAAAGAAAAACCCTTAGAAactcataaagaagaaaaagggacCCTCAACCCAGAACTGGAAGAAGCTTTGGTCAGCGCCTCTGATGCTGAACTCTACGACCTTGCAGCTGTTCTTGGAGTACACAATTTGCTCAACAATCCAAAATTTGATGAAGGAACAACCAGCACTAAAAGTGGCAAAGGGCCTGTAGGAAATGTGGTCAGAAGTGGAAAGGTCAAGCCAATATTTGAGGAACCACCTAATCCCACAAATCTGGAAATAAGTCTGCAGGAGATAAAAGCCAACGACCCCAGCCTGCAAGAAGTCAACCTCAACAGCATCAAGAACATTTCAGTTCCAACCCTGAAGGAATTTGCAAAGGCTCTGAAGACCAACACTCATTGAAAGCAGCTTAGCCTGGCTACAACCCACAGCAATGGCCCTGTGGCAATTCACATCTCAACTGGGACTGGCCACTTTTCAAGggttcaatagccacatgtggttcaAGGCAACCCTTTGTAGAGCACAGGTTTAGGAGGTTTTTGCAGATATGCTGAATGTAAACAAGACCTTGATAAGTCTAAACATGGAATCCAGTTTTATCACTGGAACTGGGATCCTGGCCCTAGTCAAggcactgaaagaaaataatacccTGATAGAGATCGAGATCAACAACCAGAGGCAACAGTTGGGAAGAGCTGTAGAAATGGAAATTGCCCAGATGCTCCAGGAGAATTTAAGGAGCCTCAAGTTTGGATACCAGTTCACCAAACAGGGGCCAAGAATGAGGGTGACAGCTGCCATCACAAAGAATTTGACCCAGTTTGTAAGAAGTGAGTTGAAGGAGATTGAAGATAAACTTTTACAACAAGAGAAGTTTCACCAAGGCAGCTGTTGTGTGGCCatttaaaaaccaaaccaaacccaaacaaaaaaaccacctcTCCTTCCCAGTCAGGACCATTTTATCAAAGGTTGTACATTTCCGTAAACGACACAACTAataatttaattgttttcttttttaatttaattgtttttaattgttttcttttttagtactACTTATTTATCTtggatttttaatatatacagTTGTTTTATTTGCTTGTGGGCACCTCTAGCAACTTGCACAAATGGACTCATGCAAATCAGTGAATGACAAcgattgaaaattattttaaccactttcatctCGGGTTGTCTTGGTTTATtacatgaacttttaaaaaatctctgaaaagaatttggtaaataaaatatatgtttaactGTGATGATGACAGAAGCCTATTTCTGTTTACATGCATAGCTTTGAGTTAGGCTGAATGCATCAGAGTGCTCTGCTGCCGGATAAGGAGTTAGTACTGCCAGTGTTTTTCTGGGTGAGAAAATGTAACCAACTTAGCACAAATTCTCCCttagttacagaaaaatcatgatgCGCACATACCCCATTGACTGAAGATCAGTGGTGCCAACTCCTGTGCTAGTctgagctgttatgtacccaagaaaatgccatgttcttttaatccattcttgtgggtgtagacctattgtgggtgggacctgctgattatgttgtttcaattgaggtgtgacccacccaactcaaGGTTggtctttattcttttctggagtcctctatgaTGATAAAAGAGAGATATGTCCAGagagctaaaagagagaaacacccagagaacttggagagaaaggccccagaggagctaagagagcccacagaagctcagagaggagtcCGCTgggatcagaagctgaaagcaagacccgcgagcaaaggatcagcagacactggccatgttaCTTGCCA
Proteins encoded in this region:
- the LOC119535478 gene encoding LOW QUALITY PROTEIN: tropomodulin-2-like (The sequence of the model RefSeq protein was modified relative to this genomic sequence to represent the inferred CDS: substituted 2 bases at 2 genomic stop codons); translation: MAPPFQKELEKHKNFDEDELLGKLSEEGLKQLGKVLDDIDPESTLLPARFXWKDXTQKAATGPFDCEHLLAHLEKEALEQKDQEDFVPFTGEKKGRTFISKEKPLETHKEEKGTLNPELEEALVSASDAELYDLAAVLGVHNLLNNPKFDEGTTSTKSGKGPVGNVVRSGKVKPIFEEPPNPTNLEISLQEIKANDPSLQEVNLNSIKNISVFADMLNVNKTLISLNMESSFITGTGILALVKALKENNTLIEIEINNQRQQLGRAVEMEIAQMLQENLRSLKFGYQFTKQGPRMRVTAAITKNLTQFVRSELKEIEDKLLQQEKFHQGSCCVAI